Within the Erigeron canadensis isolate Cc75 chromosome 6, C_canadensis_v1, whole genome shotgun sequence genome, the region cagctaataatgaaaGTGACGAAACTGTGGTTAtcgtactacaacttgcaaagtataacacttggaaccgtatatttttaaaattataagattttataacttaaatgtatgaaaatttcatattgataatattgtaaatcacgtgtccagtgttggacacgagtcatctcattttttttctaaatgagGGTACACGAGCTATTATTTCTTGTTTGAGTAATAATCTACGGAGTAATAATAAGGTAtgcaaattattattatcatcatgtAAGTCTTGTTTAATACAATTATCAATAGATGGTTTGATATATGGTCTAAAATTGAAAAGTTTTGAGTTTAAATTTTAATCTCTGCAAAATGTTCTCAGGAATAAAGACGATGGTTTAAAAAGTAACCACACTACTTTCTTTAACATCCaatacttttacattcaccagcACACTACCACTACCAATTGTTGTTACCAGTGCCGCTTGTACTACTCGTCGCCATCTTCGTTGCTGCATTACGCAAGCATGTAAGCATATTTAATATTAGTAGGAGACTTATTAAGCATAgattaactaaataaaaatgtgTGTCATAATCTAAAAAGTAACTAAATGAAGCTACCCAAAGTAAAACCCTGTTatccaaaaaataataataaaatgtgtcaCATGTTAAAATAACATTTCAACTACGTTTTCATGTATTTCTAGATTCATTAAATCGAATTATATCAACCATGTGTGATCAAACTCATATGAACTCATATTCTcgtataattaattattctaTCTCACAAACTCATATGAACTCATATTCTcgtataattaattattctaTCTcaatatccatatatacatcaATCACACATAATTAATCTCAAGTCATAGGTTATTTGCATGGATAATTTTATATCCCGTCTATAATGTAGTAatctgtaagtttttttttcttttgaagatAACAATTTTTATTGAAATTTTGAATGCACTTTTATGTACAAAACAACTAATGTCGATCTATAAGATGAATTGAATTTACAATTCTTTTTCCCATCATATGCTCCTTTCCAATCTTCAATTTTAAACATACTATAAAGATATTTGAACTTTTGTAACAAAACTTATGATTAATTCGaatcataaaatcaaatataattacaaaaagtTTTCATAACAAGGAAAAAAATTCAATCGGTCAAATATACATATTCTCCTTCCTTACATAAGTACCATCAAGGCCCACAACGTACAATTACTTTCCACCACTCTCCATCTCCCCTTCACACAACCACGCTCCATCTCCACCCTTCACCATCTCATCACCTCCTTTCACCAAGCGCGTATCCTCCAACCTCCTTCTCCCGCGCGTGAGTCACAAATCAAATCATAACCGTCTACATTTGTTTGCAtgtgtagtagtagtagtagtaagcAGAAGTAGCGCAGGACATAAAAGAGGAAAAGCTTCCTCACCACGGCCACCATCAAAACGACGTCGTACCAATATTCCATATACTTATTCACACCTTTTCTCCTTTCACCCTCTTTCACACACATTTCATGACTATTTATGCAGAGAAAAACCTCACATAAATTaagtgtttttcttttctgtaaaaattgattaaaagaaataaataaataaaaaattaattgtaCGGAGAAGCtcaatatatagatacataattTCTGTATCTATATGTCTGTATCAATTCGCAGCTGCTGAAAAGTTCTAAAGACAGAAGCTCTTCTTTTACATAGAGGTATGACAATAAtaaatgtatgtgtatatatatgtcacatttttttgaaataattttttttttttttgtaagcaTGTATCTATACTTATAACTTCTGTATATATAGCtttgaatattttaaatttttttgaatttacTTGCATATTTTACTTGTGAGCTTGTGTTGCTCTGTTTTTTTGTGCGCTTCAATTGAATgataaattttctgtttttagtaattttgtttaatttgcGAAAATCTAGGTTTTGATTTGAATTATTTGTGAAAAATGTTTTGATAAAAAAGTTGATAGATTATTTCGATTTATAATGATTAAATTTGGAATTTTGGTAGCTCAATTTAAACAATTTAGGTTGTGCATTTTTGGATTTATTTTAGggttattgtttttgtttgtgttgCATATTTAGAAAAGCtattaacttttttaactatacattataaaaaaatgatttaaagtgTTGTTCTATATGATAACGTGAAAGTGTAGAAAAAGATTTACGGATCACCCTTACTATTTTTGCATTATTGAAGTGACTAGACttgtaaaagataaaatattttacagTTTCCAAGAATATAACTGGTGAAActgtaaataaaaaagaaagaagtcaAGAACTTTTGCTTAGTAGTTTGTGTCCAAAAAAATGCTCAAACTTTTTTTACCTTCAtctttctcaaaataactttttaacCGAATTGTCATCTTTTGTAGCGATAAATGTGTAAATATATGTGGATAAATGTGCGTAAATAATGTATGTTAAATACATATCTAAAAGGGTTTGCTAAATatagcccttagggctgtgtttaaggtgtataaattgtttgtacgtttaccatgaaaattaaggggcggacttttaatatggaaggtacaagtttttttatgcacgttaaatacagccctagcATTTCTCTTAAAAATAAGTACTTTTTGGTTATAAAAGCCCTTTGGATTGGAAGTTACACTTATGAGCCAataaattatgagtttttaatCGTGTAGTATACAGTGTAAATATGTTTGAATGTGTGTTTTAATAATATGTGctgcaaaacaagaaaaaaaaatacggaGTAATCACTTTCTGCTTCATATAAactaatgcatcaaaatgaagtGCCTAACTATTGAAGACTTTGCTTTTGTGATACTGTGACTTACTTTGCAACATGCTagtatttgtttaataaaaggGAATATATTGGTGTAGAAAAGGATTGAGCATGCATATATATGCTTAATTACCTATAAATCTTTCTTGAGCCCATTACCTTGGTTTCTTTCTAGCTTTTCCTTGTTTTCTTCCCATCACTCTTTATTTACCACTATCACAAAGGGTCATTTTCATTTGAGGAGATTTTAACCTCTAGTTGAGGTTTTGGAACATAATGAGCTTTAACTTACATACCTAACACTGAAAATAAAGCATCATTCAATTCAATGATCTTATTATTAACTTATATGGATATATTACTCTATAATTTGCAAGGAAACAggcactcttaaatcttaactaCGAAAAGTATGAACCGGCAGAGTCACGACtgttttttttgggtaaaaaggaTACCCCCTGTTAATATGAGTCTGATTGTTTTCGTGACATGTTTTTCGCCTTCCCTCCATGGATGTCCGTATACTCATATCTATCCGTTTTTGTGGTATTGCTCTaagtatttattttcttttcatgcTTCCAGTTTTTGTATGTATTGATCTTGAGGATTTTATACATTTAGTACCAACATACTTGCATATCTACCATGTTGTTAAAAAGCTTCCTATCTAATGGACTACTTAATGTAGATATTTGTCCAATAAGAGTACTAACAGATGTGAGTGTTGTGCTAACTGCTAAGTCATTCATGAAGAACTGATTTTATCCTATCCACTTCTTTTGCACAGATCTTTCTGTCTTGTGGAGTGACTGATTTTCAGATATCTGGATTGTTGACATTGTTGTGACGTCGTTAAAGGTACTCTTTGTAAACCAGTGATGATTTATAAGTTGATTATTTAATCACAGATTATGGATTAAGATTAGGATGCCTGTGATACTTGATTAACTgcatttaatttatttctttctttgcaGAGTTAGCAACAAGACAACAATAACCTCCTCATCATCTGGTTTTATTGTACTATGTTAAGTTCAAGATATAAAACCTTCCCTGCCGTCATCTTACTATTCCTGTGTTTTGTACACTTGTGTTACTCCAGTGACACAGCATCATTGATTGCTCTTAGACAGCTGCTTCTCCAACGAAAAGATGTTATATCCCCCTGGTTTGGTTCAGCGATATCTCCATGTAACTGGAATGGCATAAGGTGTAACGGTTCTGCAGTGCACCAAATATCTCTATCATGTCCATCATCACCCCTAAGTCTTCCATTCCCTGTGATTCTAAGTGAATTCAGATCATTAAAGCATCTCAATGTCAGCCATTGTAGCTTCTATGGCCATATTTCGTCAGATTTTTGGACTTTAAGAGACTTGGAGACACTTGACCTTAGTTATAACTTCTTGTCAGGGGTAATCCCTCCAACAATTTCGAGTCTGGAGAAGCTCAGAGTTCTTGTTCTTGATAGCAATAGCTTTTTAGGAACTTTACCACCTTCAATCGGGCAGCTCAGGGACCTTACTGAATTCTCAGTTCATTCAAACTCACTCTCGGGAAGGCTTCCAGTAGAGCTCGGGAACCTACAGAAGTTACAGTCACTTGATCTCAGTCAAAATCTCTTCTCTGGAGATCTTCCTTCCAGCTTAGGTAATCTTTCCAAGCTGTTATACTTGGATGCTAGTCAAAATCAATTTACAGGACGGCTATCTCCTGAAATTGGAAATTTGAAGATGCTTTTGAATCTTGATCTATCTATGAACTCCCTCAATGGTGCTATCCCGGAAACAATTGGCACTCTTACGAATCTTACACTTCTTAACCTGCAGAGCTGCAAGTTTACAGGAAACATCCCTACTCAGATTTCAAAGATGAGTAGCTTAACCGCATTGAACATAGCACAGAATAATTTCGATGGAGGTTTGCCTTCTACGTTTGGTGAGCTGAAAAACCTCGCCTACTTTGTTGCCTATGGTGCAGGACTTGGGGGAACAATACCTGCAACAATGGGAAACTGCAAGAAGCTGAGGATACTAAATCTATCCTTCAACACATTATCTGGCCCGTTACCCGATAGTCTTGCTGAGCTTGAATCAATAAACTCGTTTGCTCTAAACTCAAACCGCCTATCTGGTCCATTGCCACAATGGCTTTCCAACTGGAAACATGTAGAATCCATAATGTTGTCAAATAACCAATTTACTGGACCTCTGCCACCACTTAACCTTCCATCCCTTACCTTTATCAATCTCAGTTCCAACAAGCTTTCTGGCGAGTTGCCAGCAGGAGTTTGTCAAGGAAATGATGTGGGCATGCTGTGGTTATCTGATAATGACTTCACTGGTACCATAGACAACACGTTTCGGAATTGCTCGGTCCTTACAGATCTGGTGTTATCTGGAAACAAACTCTATGGTGAGTTACCTGCTTATCTGGGAGAACTTCAACTAGTCACATTGGAACTATCAAAGAACCGATTCTCTGGAACTATCCCTACTCAGTTGTGGAAATCAAAAACCCTGATGGAGATATCACTAAGTGGTAACTTGCTTCAAGGTCACATTCCAGCTGAAATTGCTAATGCTGTTGCACTTCAGAGACTGCAATTGGATTATAATCTCTTTGAAGGAAATATCCCAAGCTCCATTGGTGAACTAAAAAATCTTACCACTTTGTCTCTGCTTGGTAACAAATTGACTGGCAATATCCCATTGGAGCTTTTTAACTGCAAGAATCTGGTTTCTCTAAACCTTGGTTCAAACAAGCTAACAGGTCGAATACCAAAGTCCATTTCTCAGTTGGAATTGCTCGATAACCTCGTTCTGTCCAACAATCAACTCTCTGGTCCTATTCCAAATGAAATCTGCTCAGGGTTTCAGAAGGTTCCTATACCGGATTCAGAGTTTGTCCAGCACTATGGCATGCTTGATTTGTCCAACAACCAGCTATCCGGGACCATTCCCACTTCAATCGGGAACTGCATCATTGTCACACATCTAATACTTTCAAAAAACCAACTTGATGGACCCATTCCTGATGAGATATCTGGATTGTCCAACTTAACTTCACTTGATATGTCCTTTAATCTTCTTACCGGGCCAATTCTTCCTAAATTCTTTTCCATGAAAAATCTTCAAGGTTTGATACTTTCACATAACCAATTAAGTGGTTCAATCCCTGATAATTCTGGTTCCATGATGATGAGTTTAGTTAAAGTTGACTTATCAAGTAACCGTTTCTCTGGCATCTTGCCTTCATCTATATTCAGTATCAAGAGTCTACAATACCTTGATGTTAGCATGAATTCTTTTTCCGGAAAACTCTCATTTGGCCTTAGCAGCACCACCCCTCTTTTTGCCCTAAATGCTAGTAATAACCTTTTTTCGGGTTCCCTTGATGCCTCGATTTCCAATCTGACTTCTCTTTCCATTTTAGATGTTCACAACAACACAATCAATGGTAGTTTATCTTCTCTCTCCAGCCTTGCTGATTTGACTTATCTTGACATTTCCAGAAATAATTTTCAAGAGTCATTCCCTTGCAGCATATGTGACATGGAAGGgttattattttttggtttcAATGGCAACAGATTCAGTGGCAAGGTTCCTGAATCTTGCAATAAACCCGTATCATGCTTCCCGGATCTCCCATATCCTTCACAACATGGATACGCATCAGAACATACTTTAACGCATGCTTCTATTTGGGGCATTTCACTTGGTGCCTCATTTGTTTTTGTGGTCTTTTTCATTGCCCTTATGAGACGAAGGATGTTAAAGCAGCAAGCCATGATTCTCGAGAGGGAAAAAGCAAAGATTCTAAAAACAACTGATACAAATTCCACATATGAACTTTTAAGAAAACGACAGAAAGAGCCACTAAGCATtaatattgcaacatttgagcAATCTTTGTTAAGGTTGAACCCTGAGGATATATTATCTGCAACAGAGAATTTTAGCAAGGCCTACATCATCGGTGATGGTGGTTTTGGCACAGTTTATAAAGCGTTACTACCACATGGTCAAACTATTGCTGTCAAAAGGCTCCATGGTGGTCGAATGCATGGTGAACGTGAATTCTTGGCAGAGATGGAAACAATTGGGAAAGTCAAGCATGAGAACTTGGTGCCATTGATGGGATACTGCGTCTTTGCAGATGAGAGATTCttaatatacgagtatatgccAAATGGCAGTCTTGATGTGTGGTTGAGGAACCGAGCAGACGCGGTTGGAGCACTTGATTGGCCAACCCGTTTCAAAATCTGCCTGGGTTCAGCTCGTGGGCTAGCATTTTTACATCATGGATTTGTTCCCCATATCATTCACCGAGACATTAAATCGAGCAATATCTTGTTGGACAGCAAGTTTGAGCCACGGGTCTCTGATTTTGGGCTTGCTAGGATAATCAGTGCATGTGAGAGCCATGTGAGCACAATTCTTGCAGGTACATTTGGATACATCCCTCCAGAATATGGTCAGAAAATGGTGGCAACTACAAAAGGGGATGTTTATAGTTTTGGCGTGGTGATGTTA harbors:
- the LOC122604413 gene encoding leucine-rich repeat receptor protein kinase MSP1-like, which encodes MLSSRYKTFPAVILLFLCFVHLCYSSDTASLIALRQLLLQRKDVISPWFGSAISPCNWNGIRCNGSAVHQISLSCPSSPLSLPFPVILSEFRSLKHLNVSHCSFYGHISSDFWTLRDLETLDLSYNFLSGVIPPTISSLEKLRVLVLDSNSFLGTLPPSIGQLRDLTEFSVHSNSLSGRLPVELGNLQKLQSLDLSQNLFSGDLPSSLGNLSKLLYLDASQNQFTGRLSPEIGNLKMLLNLDLSMNSLNGAIPETIGTLTNLTLLNLQSCKFTGNIPTQISKMSSLTALNIAQNNFDGGLPSTFGELKNLAYFVAYGAGLGGTIPATMGNCKKLRILNLSFNTLSGPLPDSLAELESINSFALNSNRLSGPLPQWLSNWKHVESIMLSNNQFTGPLPPLNLPSLTFINLSSNKLSGELPAGVCQGNDVGMLWLSDNDFTGTIDNTFRNCSVLTDLVLSGNKLYGELPAYLGELQLVTLELSKNRFSGTIPTQLWKSKTLMEISLSGNLLQGHIPAEIANAVALQRLQLDYNLFEGNIPSSIGELKNLTTLSLLGNKLTGNIPLELFNCKNLVSLNLGSNKLTGRIPKSISQLELLDNLVLSNNQLSGPIPNEICSGFQKVPIPDSEFVQHYGMLDLSNNQLSGTIPTSIGNCIIVTHLILSKNQLDGPIPDEISGLSNLTSLDMSFNLLTGPILPKFFSMKNLQGLILSHNQLSGSIPDNSGSMMMSLVKVDLSSNRFSGILPSSIFSIKSLQYLDVSMNSFSGKLSFGLSSTTPLFALNASNNLFSGSLDASISNLTSLSILDVHNNTINGSLSSLSSLADLTYLDISRNNFQESFPCSICDMEGLLFFGFNGNRFSGKVPESCNKPVSCFPDLPYPSQHGYASEHTLTHASIWGISLGASFVFVVFFIALMRRRMLKQQAMILEREKAKILKTTDTNSTYELLRKRQKEPLSINIATFEQSLLRLNPEDILSATENFSKAYIIGDGGFGTVYKALLPHGQTIAVKRLHGGRMHGEREFLAEMETIGKVKHENLVPLMGYCVFADERFLIYEYMPNGSLDVWLRNRADAVGALDWPTRFKICLGSARGLAFLHHGFVPHIIHRDIKSSNILLDSKFEPRVSDFGLARIISACESHVSTILAGTFGYIPPEYGQKMVATTKGDVYSFGVVMLELVTGREPTGQADAEGENLVGWVRWMVANRKESEVLDPCFYGSWMWKDQMLGVLAIAQACTNDQPRKRPTMLDVVKLLKELKTEIRYMGVDQSKHIV